The DNA window TGGACGCCCCGCTGCTGGTAGCTGCGGCCATCCTCTGCCGTGACGGTGTAGATGGTGTAGGCCAGTTCGGGCAGAACTTCCTCGACCAGATAATCGACATAGGCATCGGTCGCGCCGCGAAATTCGGGCGGGACGGCGTGCGCCGCCAGCAGGGTGGGGACCAGATCCAGCGGATGCCGTTCTTCGAGGATGGCGATGGCGTCCAACTGTTTGCGCTCGTCCTCCAGGCTGAGGCCGTAGCCGGTCTTGATCTCGGCTGTGGTCGTGCCGTGGGCCATCATGCGGTCGAGACGAGGCAGGGTTTCGTCCACAAGCTGCTGGAGCGAGGCGGCGCGGGTGGCGGCGACGGTGGCGAGGATGCCTCCGCCCGCGGCCAGGATTTCCATGTACGTCGCCCCCGCCAGCCGCTGCTCGAACTCGTGGCGGCGGTTGCCGGCCCAGACGGCATGGGTGTGGGGATCGACAAAGCCCGGCGTCACGCAGCGGCCGCTGGCGTCGAAGGTTTGGGAGGGTTCATAAAGATGCTCGATCTCATCCTGCGGCCCGACCGCCGCCACTCTCCCGCCGGCGACGGCCAGCGCCGCCTCTTTGATCCGGTGCACCTGCCGCATGACCGGCCCGCGCGCCGCCTCTCCGCCGGCCGGCGTCGCTAGTTCGCCGATGTGGGTGACGAGGAGATCGATGGGCGTCCTGGTTGCGTTCATCCTCCCATTGTAACGCAAACCGCCGGATTGCAGGAGTA is part of the Caldilineales bacterium genome and encodes:
- the hutI gene encoding imidazolonepropionase, which gives rise to MNATRTPIDLLVTHIGELATPAGGEAARGPVMRQVHRIKEAALAVAGGRVAAVGPQDEIEHLYEPSQTFDASGRCVTPGFVDPHTHAVWAGNRRHEFEQRLAGATYMEILAAGGGILATVAATRAASLQQLVDETLPRLDRMMAHGTTTAEIKTGYGLSLEDERKQLDAIAILEERHPLDLVPTLLAAHAVPPEFRGATDAYVDYLVEEVLPELAYTIYTVTAEDGRSYQQRGVHFGDVFCERGVFDLAQTRRLLEAAKQHGLALKLHVDEFEPMGGVSLAVEMGATSVDHLVRTGDDELRLLAASPVIGVVLPGTPFGLGQTHFAPARQLIEYGGALALATDLNPGTTWCESMPLMMALATRFMRLTPAEALTAATINAAHAIGLGRYVGALAPGYQADFLLLDSDDYRDLSYRYGANLVEAVFKRGQQVASHSHPLPTAHRPGDPLAGKAFSS